The following coding sequences are from one Marinoscillum sp. 108 window:
- a CDS encoding alpha-glucosidase, which produces MSVNKTWWKEAVVYQVYPRSFNDSNGDGIGDLQGIIQKLDHIKSLGVDVIWLCPVYKSPNDDNGYDISDYYDIMDEFGSMEDFDELLSGIHARGMKLLMDLVVNHSSDEHAWFKESRSSRNNPKRDYYIWKPGKNGGPPNNWPSFFSGSAWQYAEETNEYYLHLFTKKQPDLNWENPKLREEVYQLMRYWLDKGVNGFRMDVISVISKRNYDDTPHANFNDTIAQVYANGPRIHEFLKEMNRRVMSHYDVMTVGEGPGIDLDTGLQYVAEDEKELNMLFHFGHMFMDHGPGGRFDPKPIDFVEFKKIFRLWDEKFKNDGWGSIFLGNHDFQRIVSRFGNDADFWEESAKLLCLMLMTMRGTPYVYQGDEIGMTNVAFDRIEDYDDVEIMNAYAEWKAQGKDLDLFLKHVHVNGRDNARTPIQWDATENAGFTSATPWLKLNPNYTKINVADQQNAGNSILNFYRQMISIRKANPSLVYANYAVINEAHKQVYAYWRWDDAVRYLILLNFSADQQTFEVDDRFDIESLSLIIGNMGAVQMEGDKIFKLLPWQAALYQL; this is translated from the coding sequence ATGAGTGTAAACAAAACATGGTGGAAGGAAGCAGTGGTATATCAGGTATACCCCCGCAGTTTCAATGATAGCAATGGCGATGGCATTGGAGACCTGCAAGGGATTATTCAAAAACTAGATCACATCAAGAGTCTTGGAGTGGATGTCATCTGGCTGTGTCCGGTGTACAAGTCGCCCAATGATGATAATGGCTATGACATCAGCGATTATTATGACATCATGGATGAGTTTGGCTCCATGGAGGATTTTGACGAGCTACTAAGCGGGATTCATGCGCGTGGGATGAAACTATTGATGGATCTGGTGGTGAACCACTCCTCCGATGAGCATGCCTGGTTCAAAGAATCAAGGTCTTCCAGAAACAACCCTAAGCGCGACTATTACATTTGGAAGCCGGGGAAGAATGGTGGGCCACCCAATAACTGGCCTTCTTTCTTTAGTGGAAGTGCCTGGCAGTATGCTGAAGAAACCAATGAGTATTACCTGCATCTGTTTACCAAAAAGCAACCTGACCTGAACTGGGAAAATCCGAAGCTCCGCGAGGAAGTCTATCAACTGATGCGCTACTGGTTGGACAAAGGGGTCAATGGGTTCAGAATGGATGTGATCTCCGTGATCTCTAAAAGAAACTATGACGATACCCCCCATGCCAACTTCAATGATACCATTGCTCAGGTCTATGCCAATGGCCCCAGGATTCATGAATTCCTGAAGGAAATGAATCGGAGGGTGATGAGCCACTATGATGTGATGACAGTGGGCGAAGGTCCTGGAATAGATCTCGATACAGGCTTGCAGTATGTAGCAGAGGATGAAAAAGAGTTGAATATGCTTTTTCATTTCGGTCACATGTTTATGGATCACGGGCCAGGCGGAAGGTTTGATCCGAAACCAATCGATTTTGTAGAGTTTAAGAAAATATTCCGGCTCTGGGATGAGAAATTTAAGAACGACGGATGGGGTAGCATTTTTCTTGGCAATCATGATTTTCAGCGGATCGTTTCTCGCTTTGGTAACGATGCGGATTTTTGGGAGGAGTCGGCAAAATTGCTCTGCCTTATGCTGATGACCATGAGAGGCACGCCCTATGTGTATCAGGGAGATGAGATAGGGATGACCAATGTGGCTTTTGATCGCATTGAGGATTACGATGATGTGGAGATCATGAACGCATACGCCGAGTGGAAAGCGCAGGGCAAAGACCTGGATCTGTTTCTCAAGCACGTGCATGTGAATGGGCGGGACAATGCACGTACCCCCATTCAGTGGGATGCCACCGAAAACGCTGGGTTCACTTCTGCCACCCCATGGCTGAAGTTAAATCCCAACTATACCAAAATCAACGTGGCAGATCAGCAGAACGCTGGGAACTCCATCTTGAATTTTTACAGGCAAATGATCAGTATCAGAAAGGCCAACCCATCACTTGTGTATGCAAACTACGCTGTGATCAATGAGGCACACAAACAGGTATATGCTTATTGGAGATGGGACGATGCGGTCAGGTACCTCATATTGCTCAATTTTTCAGCAGATCAACAGACCTTTGAAGTAGACGATCGGTTTGATATTGAATCTTTGTCTTTGATCATCGGCAATATGGGAGCGGTGCAAATGGAGGGAGACAAGATTTTCAAACTACTGCCGTGGCAGGCAGCCCTGTACCAGCTTTGA